The Candidatus Dependentiae bacterium genome includes a window with the following:
- a CDS encoding NAD(P)-binding protein has translation MAKVVIIGAGLTGLSTAYHLEKNGFTDYKLFEKDTSVGGLCRSVTQDNFTFDYTGHLLHTSDPYFQKFIADVVGLENMNAIDRCSFIYSHGTYTKYPFQSNLYGLPTNVITDCIEGFARRPIKQNKKVISFHDWVLANFGSGIARHFFFPFQKKILSYNIRNVTNTWMGRFVPNTTLAQLIEGSIIDRPASVGYNAHFVYPKTGGIEFWIKKLAAQLKNPIYTQHQACSVDLKEKKVVFANGQTESFEILINTMPLDKLLIQLKSNSSVRSLSKAADKLLCNSVINFNLGIGRENLSAKHWIYFPETQFPFYRIGFPHNFAQSTVPAGCSSLYGELSYLRKPKMPLARMLDHALTSTKKLLSFDENEIVTKKIIHIDHAYVIYDFWREANLPKILGRLEDFDIHSIGRYGAWKYSSMQEAVLDGKKTADRLTLSL, from the coding sequence GTGGCAAAAGTTGTAATCATTGGCGCAGGACTTACCGGCCTTTCAACAGCCTACCATTTAGAGAAAAACGGATTTACCGATTATAAGTTATTTGAAAAAGATACATCGGTCGGCGGCTTATGCCGATCGGTCACGCAAGATAATTTTACTTTCGATTATACTGGCCATCTTTTGCACACAAGCGATCCCTACTTTCAAAAATTCATAGCGGATGTTGTCGGGCTTGAAAATATGAATGCAATCGATCGATGCTCATTTATTTATAGTCACGGCACCTACACAAAATACCCTTTTCAATCAAATCTTTATGGACTTCCCACAAACGTTATTACCGACTGCATTGAAGGCTTTGCACGAAGACCTATCAAGCAAAATAAAAAAGTGATTTCATTTCATGATTGGGTGCTTGCTAATTTTGGTTCTGGTATTGCCCGCCACTTTTTTTTTCCGTTTCAAAAAAAGATTTTATCGTACAATATCAGAAACGTAACGAACACTTGGATGGGAAGATTTGTCCCCAATACAACGCTCGCGCAGCTTATTGAGGGAAGTATTATCGATCGCCCCGCATCCGTTGGTTACAATGCACACTTTGTGTACCCAAAAACTGGCGGTATAGAATTTTGGATAAAAAAACTAGCAGCTCAATTAAAAAACCCAATTTATACTCAACATCAAGCATGCAGCGTAGATCTTAAAGAAAAAAAAGTTGTTTTTGCCAATGGGCAAACCGAATCTTTCGAGATTCTTATCAATACGATGCCATTAGATAAACTGTTGATTCAGCTGAAAAGCAATTCATCCGTGCGATCTCTTTCTAAAGCAGCAGATAAATTGCTCTGCAATTCTGTGATCAATTTTAATTTAGGAATTGGGAGAGAAAATCTTTCTGCTAAACATTGGATCTATTTTCCAGAAACCCAATTTCCCTTTTATAGAATTGGCTTTCCGCACAATTTTGCACAAAGCACCGTCCCTGCTGGCTGCAGTTCTCTCTATGGTGAACTTTCCTATTTAAGAAAACCGAAAATGCCACTTGCGAGAATGCTTGATCATGCACTTACCAGCACAAAAAAACTCCTTTCATTCGATGAGAACGAAATAGTTACAAAAAAAATTATCCATATAGATCATGCGTACGTTATTTATGATTTTTGGCGCGAAGCAAACTTGCCTAAAATTCTTGGGCGGCTTGAAGATTTTGATATTCATTCGATAGGAAGATATGGTGCTTGGAAATATTCGAGCATGCAAGAAGCAGTACTTGATGGGAAGAAAACTGCCGATCGTTTAACCCTATCGCTCTAA
- a CDS encoding SDR family NAD(P)-dependent oxidoreductase, translating into MENSTYSYMNVLVTGGAGFIGSHLVEKLVTLGAQVTVLDDLSTGSLENLQNVSSQIKFIHGTINNLQTCIAASKQTDIIFHLAAFISVPESMSNPINCFETNVNGTLHLLKAAHLNKSKRVVFSSSSAVYGSVEGTCSEHTNCKPESPYGHSKLMGELLCRDAVKSSELSAISLRYFNVYGERQNPHGQYAAVVAQFKERMKLNQPITIYGDGSQTRDFVPVCTVVQANLTSGLLPLATSSFEVFNVGTGQSITLLQLVEQLKNEFPEFSAGIRFSPARKGDIKQSNADCTKFVRVQKMITL; encoded by the coding sequence ATGGAAAACAGTACCTATTCGTACATGAACGTTTTAGTCACTGGCGGTGCAGGATTTATTGGATCGCATCTTGTTGAAAAACTCGTAACTCTTGGCGCTCAGGTTACTGTCTTGGATGATCTTTCAACCGGCTCGCTTGAGAATCTGCAGAACGTTTCCTCACAAATCAAATTTATTCATGGAACTATCAATAACTTACAAACCTGCATCGCTGCTAGCAAACAGACCGATATTATTTTTCATCTTGCAGCATTTATTTCCGTTCCTGAGTCAATGAGCAACCCAATAAATTGCTTTGAAACAAACGTTAATGGGACACTTCATCTACTGAAAGCTGCTCATTTAAATAAAAGTAAGCGAGTCGTTTTTTCTTCTTCATCGGCGGTTTACGGATCGGTTGAAGGTACCTGTAGTGAGCATACCAATTGCAAACCAGAATCGCCCTACGGCCACTCGAAACTCATGGGAGAACTCTTATGCCGCGATGCAGTAAAAAGCTCGGAATTGAGTGCCATTTCGTTGCGCTATTTTAATGTTTACGGTGAACGCCAGAACCCCCACGGCCAGTACGCGGCCGTAGTTGCCCAATTTAAAGAACGGATGAAACTCAATCAGCCAATTACAATTTACGGCGATGGAAGCCAAACCCGCGACTTCGTTCCGGTATGCACGGTTGTGCAGGCAAATCTCACTTCAGGTCTCTTGCCACTAGCCACTTCTTCATTTGAAGTTTTTAACGTGGGAACTGGCCAAAGCATTACTCTTTTGCAATTGGTTGAACAGCTCAAAAACGAGTTTCCAGAATTCTCAGCCGGGATTAGGTTTAGCCCAGCGCGCAAGGGAGATATCAAACAATCAAACGCCGATTGCACAAAATTTGTCCGTGTGCAAAAAATGATAACTCTTTAG
- a CDS encoding DUF2177 family protein, whose amino-acid sequence MVNVREALLYFMVYVIFVLIDLVWIGGIMRNLYTYALGDKARMINGALAPHWPASLAVWALIVFGIFYFVLPLSRSVSSAALHGALYGLVLYGVYDLTNYATLSFWPTQLVVYDICWGIAINSFVSAFAYYLSNR is encoded by the coding sequence ATGGTTAACGTTCGCGAAGCTCTTCTTTACTTTATGGTTTACGTGATCTTTGTCCTGATCGATCTCGTGTGGATAGGGGGAATAATGCGCAATCTCTATACCTATGCACTCGGTGATAAAGCTCGCATGATTAATGGCGCTCTTGCTCCCCATTGGCCGGCAAGTTTAGCTGTTTGGGCATTGATTGTTTTTGGTATTTTTTATTTTGTGCTGCCACTTTCTCGCTCAGTCTCATCTGCCGCTTTACACGGAGCATTGTATGGGTTGGTTCTGTATGGAGTTTACGATCTGACCAATTATGCAACCTTGTCATTTTGGCCGACTCAGTTGGTTGTTTACGATATTTGTTGGGGTATTGCAATCAATAGCTTTGTATCGGCGTTTGCTTACTATCTGAGTAATCGCTAA
- the dnaJ gene encoding molecular chaperone DnaJ: MANKQDYYEVLGVAKSASEQDIKAAYRKLALKFHPDRNPGNKEAEEKFKEATEAYEVLSDQEKRKMYDQFGHAGPQGMGGFQGYGQDVNMEDIFGQFGDIFGSIFGQEGKAKQQRAKRKNTGPLPKQGHDLYKEITISLQEAYTGVKKEIGYYHFVPCPGCDGKGLKKDTSYQLCTACQGAGEQHFRQGFFTFAQTCGTCSGEGFTIPSPCTICNGQSRVQKFEKIMPTVPKGIFDGAELRVAKAGDAGVFGGQAGALFIKVNVTPDKRFKRVDDNLESIVMLTYPQLVFGAQLEIENIDGTKESIKIPKGCPVGHRIVMSGKGFTNLSTKRNGDLVIIAQCHIPTKLSAESSELLKKYSELIGTTTTDGESSIKGFFKKFLG, translated from the coding sequence ATGGCGAATAAACAAGATTACTATGAGGTACTTGGCGTAGCCAAATCTGCCTCAGAACAAGACATTAAAGCAGCATATAGAAAATTAGCCCTTAAATTTCACCCAGATCGCAATCCTGGAAACAAGGAAGCGGAAGAAAAATTTAAAGAGGCAACAGAGGCGTACGAAGTTCTTTCCGATCAAGAAAAAAGAAAAATGTATGATCAATTTGGCCATGCTGGCCCTCAAGGAATGGGCGGCTTTCAAGGTTACGGCCAAGACGTAAACATGGAAGATATCTTCGGCCAGTTTGGCGATATTTTTGGTTCAATTTTCGGCCAAGAAGGAAAAGCCAAACAGCAGCGAGCTAAACGAAAAAATACGGGCCCACTTCCAAAGCAAGGCCATGATCTGTATAAAGAAATCACCATCAGCTTGCAAGAAGCGTACACCGGCGTAAAAAAAGAGATTGGGTACTATCATTTCGTACCGTGTCCTGGATGCGATGGAAAAGGTCTTAAAAAAGATACTTCTTATCAATTGTGTACCGCATGCCAAGGCGCGGGCGAGCAACATTTCCGCCAAGGGTTTTTCACCTTCGCGCAAACCTGTGGCACCTGCTCCGGTGAAGGGTTTACCATTCCCTCTCCATGTACGATTTGCAATGGGCAATCGCGTGTGCAAAAATTTGAAAAAATTATGCCCACCGTTCCTAAAGGAATTTTTGATGGCGCTGAACTACGCGTAGCAAAAGCGGGAGATGCTGGTGTATTTGGAGGCCAAGCAGGCGCACTCTTTATCAAAGTAAACGTGACGCCCGATAAACGCTTCAAGCGAGTTGATGACAATCTGGAAAGCATCGTAATGCTTACCTATCCACAATTAGTTTTTGGCGCACAACTTGAGATCGAAAACATCGATGGTACAAAAGAATCGATTAAAATACCAAAAGGCTGCCCAGTTGGCCATCGCATTGTAATGAGCGGAAAAGGATTTACTAACCTTTCCACTAAGCGCAATGGCGATTTAGTGATTATTGCGCAATGCCATATTCCAACTAAGCTTTCTGCAGAAAGCAGTGAGCTGCTCAAAAAATACTCTGAGCTTATTGGCACCACAACAACCGATGGTGAAAGTAGCATCAAAGGGTTTTTCAAAAAATTCTTAGGATAA